A genomic stretch from Hemibagrus wyckioides isolate EC202008001 linkage group LG20, SWU_Hwy_1.0, whole genome shotgun sequence includes:
- the LOC131342008 gene encoding protein kinase C epsilon type-like: MKKMTMMKKLSFKMLVPSLSTNFHNITDNEKNKVKRGVADEVQAISLKSVQILEKSSEDAAPQPLEEAEKTLSLNECNSEESREDEELQPERKSLEDFNFLSVLGKGTYGKVILSELKGTDEVYALKFMKKETIWEYENISCTFMERRILALASEHPYLTHLYCSFQTSDSLCFAMEFVNGGDLAFHISCSCGFDEPRTRFYAAEIACALMFLHRNGIIHRDLKPGNILLDADGHCKLADIGLCAEGILDGKTANTFCGTPNYMAPEVLQYWEYDTSVDWWALGVIMYEMMTGYAPFHDHNEEKMFESIISAEPEYPSNLSRNAVSILKAFLRKKPMDRLGCVVSEGKENAIKAHPFFSEINWSWLEQRNNFDGRFTCEEPKLSHGNLSFFIQSIQEEFDGFSFINTKY, encoded by the exons ATGAAGAAGATGACTATGATGAAGAAGCTGAGCTTCAAGATGTTGGTGCCATCCTTGAGTACCAACTTCCACAACATCACAGAT AATGAGAAAAACAAAGTGAAGCGAGGAGTAGCTGATGAAGTGCAGGCCATCTCCCTGAAAAG TGTACAGATATTAGAAAAGAGCAGTGAAGATGCAGCACCTCAGCCTCTGGAAGAAGCAGAAAAGACTTTGTCCCTGAATGAGTGTAAttcagaggagagcagagaggatgaggagctaCAGCCTGAGAGAAAGAGCCTGGAGGACTTCAACTTCCTCAGTGTGCTTGGAAAGGGTACATACGGGAAGGTGATTTTGTCCGAGCTCAAAGGCACTGATGAGGTGTATGCGCTGAAGTTTATGAAGAAGGAAACGATTTGGGAATATGAAAACATCAGCTGCACCTTCATGGAGAGGCGGATCTTGGCTCTGGCCAGTGAACACCCCTACCTGACCCACCTCTACTGTAGCTTCCAGACCAGCGACTCACTGTGCTTCGCAATGGAATTTGTGAATGGCGGGGATCTTGCATTTCACATTTCCTGTTCATGTGGATTTGATGAACCCCGCACCAGATTTTATGCTGCTGAGATCGCCTGTGCCCTCATGTTCCTCCACCGCAACGGGATTATTCACAGAGATCTCAAACCCGGAAACATCCTCCTAGATGCCGATGGCCACTGCAAGCTGGCTGACATCGGCTTGTGCGCAGAGGGAATACTAGACGGCAAGACTGCCAACACTTTTTGTGGCACACCCAACTACATGGCACCAGAGGTGTTACAGTATTGGGAATACGACACATCGGTGGATTGGTGGGCCCTAGGTGTGATCATGTACGAGATGATGACAGGCTACGCTCCGTTTCATGATCACAACGAGGAGAAGATGTTTGAGTCCATCATCAGTGCTGAACCGGAATATCCATCAAACCTCAGCAGGAATGCGGTCAGCATCCTCAAAGCGTTCCTGAGGAAGAAGCCCATGGATCGTCTCGGCTGTGTGGTGTCCGAGGGCAAGGAGAATGCCATCAAAGCTCACCCTTTCTTCAGTGAGATCAACTGGTCATGGCTGGAACAGAGGAATAATTTTGATGGCAGattcacctgtgaggagcccaagCTTTCTCATGGGAATCTCTCCTTCTTCATCCAGTCCATCCAAGAGGAGTTTGATGGCTTCTCATTTATTAACACTAAATATTAA